In Clostridium ljungdahlii DSM 13528, the genomic window TCTGGATAAGACTCTCCTTTGAAAATCAGTTCATTATATTCTGGACTAAACTCTACATAGGGAGTACTTTTGGTACTTTCAACCATAAAATTATTCATTTTTCACCTCATACCGTAACAGTTAATGTGTAATAAGAGTAACTGTCATCTATTCTCTCAAAGTTATATTCAACTTTTTTAGTGGCTTTTCTTGCAATTTGAATCAAACCAAGCCCGCACCTTCCCCTATTCATATCGACTTCTCTTCTTGATACTTCTCTAAAATAATTAGTAAGCTCTTCATCATTCATAGATATTATTTTATCTAGCTTTTCTTTCAAACTTGAAATATCTGTGTTTAATATAGTATTACCTGAGTTTACACAATATCCTGAATCAGTTT contains:
- a CDS encoding SiaB family protein kinase, whose product is MENAIYMLQKKLKQSNIEFIFSGTFSQGLIEELGIALKQRMQLQQAKKRKISSAFFTFVEQTQNIKQYEVSKENTEDFLAIVGSGVIAISKTDSGYCVNSGNTILNTDISSLKEKLDKIISMNDEELTNYFREVSRREVDMNRGRCGLGLIQIARKATKKVEYNFERIDDSYSYYTLTVTV